A stretch of the Arthrobacter stackebrandtii genome encodes the following:
- a CDS encoding helix-turn-helix domain-containing protein, which produces MDAPGAFWADLAEDLKDPEFLREYVVESIRIAAVDSMVNELDAARVSSGLSKAALARAINMDPATMRRLFSGGASNPTLGTLAEVAAALGLKVKLEPFSEIERSQVTRPLIDGEAVDTQKLARYLATFRHPESHVL; this is translated from the coding sequence ATGGACGCACCGGGTGCCTTTTGGGCCGATCTGGCAGAGGATCTAAAGGATCCCGAGTTCTTGCGTGAATACGTTGTTGAATCGATCCGCATTGCAGCAGTGGATTCAATGGTGAATGAGCTTGATGCCGCTCGAGTATCTTCCGGGCTTTCAAAAGCGGCTCTCGCACGCGCAATCAACATGGATCCTGCGACAATGCGGAGGCTCTTTTCGGGCGGCGCCAGCAACCCCACACTCGGAACCTTGGCTGAAGTGGCGGCTGCACTGGGGCTGAAGGTCAAACTTGAGCCATTCTCAGAAATTGAGCGGTCCCAAGTCACACGCCCGTTGATCGACGGGGAGGCGGTTGATACCCAAAAACTCGCGCGATACCTGGCGACATTCCGCCACCCGGAAAGCCATGTCCTGTAA
- a CDS encoding ABC transporter permease has protein sequence MSTHFLSDTNVLLGRSLRHITRSMDTIITTTLMPIAFLLLFVYVFGGAINTGSESYVSYLLPGILVITIASGISYTALRLFQDMQGGIFARFQSMPIARSAMLWAHVLTSLVANMVAVIVVVLVAFAIGFRSGAGVLAWLAVAGILLLLTLALTWIAIIPGLTAKSIDGASAFAYPLIFLPFISSAFVPTGTMPGPLAWFAENQPVTSIVNTIRNLLEQQPVGADICIALAWCVGILVVAYAVAMAVYKKKTA, from the coding sequence ATGAGCACCCATTTCCTCTCCGACACCAACGTCCTGCTGGGCCGCTCGCTGCGGCACATCACGCGCAGCATGGACACCATCATCACCACGACCCTGATGCCGATCGCGTTCCTGCTGCTGTTTGTCTACGTGTTCGGCGGCGCCATCAACACCGGCTCGGAGTCCTATGTGAGCTACCTGCTGCCGGGCATCCTGGTCATCACCATCGCCTCCGGCATCTCCTACACCGCCCTGCGGCTGTTCCAAGACATGCAGGGCGGCATCTTTGCCCGTTTCCAGTCCATGCCGATTGCCCGCTCCGCCATGTTGTGGGCGCACGTGCTGACGTCGCTGGTCGCCAACATGGTGGCCGTCATCGTCGTCGTGCTGGTGGCCTTCGCCATCGGATTCCGTTCCGGTGCCGGTGTGCTGGCCTGGCTGGCGGTGGCCGGAATCCTGCTCCTGCTGACCCTCGCCCTGACCTGGATCGCCATCATTCCGGGCCTCACGGCAAAGTCGATCGACGGCGCCAGCGCCTTCGCCTACCCGCTGATCTTCCTGCCGTTCATCAGCTCCGCCTTTGTCCCCACCGGCACCATGCCCGGCCCGCTGGCATGGTTCGCCGAAAACCAGCCGGTGACATCCATTGTCAACACCATCCGGAACCTGCTAGAGCAGCAGCCCGTGGGTGCCGACATCTGTATTGCCCTCGCCTGGTGCGTCGGCATCCTGGTGGTGGCCTATGCAGTGGCGATGGCGGTCTACAAGAAGAAGACCGCATAG
- a CDS encoding DUF1048 domain-containing protein: MAAKWIETVTGSLEQKKQYREHKALVKALPAPYRTAAEAIERYLMYFGNISDGGVMLTMLDDLGELFEQAAADGTPVRSIVGADPVEFVETFLANYSEGQWISKERQRLVNAINGIADAEN, encoded by the coding sequence ATGGCTGCAAAGTGGATCGAGACGGTCACCGGATCGCTCGAGCAAAAGAAGCAATACCGTGAACACAAAGCACTCGTGAAGGCGCTGCCGGCCCCATACCGCACGGCCGCCGAGGCGATCGAGCGCTACCTGATGTACTTCGGCAACATCAGCGACGGTGGGGTCATGCTCACCATGCTGGACGACCTCGGTGAGCTCTTCGAACAGGCCGCCGCGGACGGGACGCCGGTGCGCAGCATCGTCGGCGCCGACCCCGTCGAATTCGTCGAAACTTTCCTGGCCAACTATTCCGAAGGCCAGTGGATCAGCAAGGAACGCCAGCGCCTGGTCAATGCCATCAACGGCATCGCGGACGCGGAAAACTAA
- a CDS encoding PadR family transcriptional regulator, with product MGKQMTEMLKGTLEGIVLAILARAPAYGYEITSRLRAKGFDDIAEGTVYALLVRIERNGLVDVEKKPSEKGPPRKVYSLNPQGRAELDEFWKTWGFVAERLETLREGDKK from the coding sequence GTGGGAAAGCAAATGACAGAGATGCTCAAGGGCACTCTCGAAGGCATCGTCCTGGCAATCCTGGCCAGGGCCCCGGCCTATGGCTACGAGATCACCTCGCGGCTGCGGGCCAAGGGCTTTGACGACATCGCCGAAGGCACCGTCTATGCGCTGTTGGTGAGAATCGAGCGCAACGGGCTGGTCGACGTCGAAAAGAAGCCGTCTGAAAAGGGCCCGCCGCGCAAGGTGTATTCGCTCAACCCGCAGGGCCGGGCGGAACTGGATGAATTTTGGAAAACTTGGGGCTTCGTGGCCGAACGGCTCGAAACGCTCCGCGAAGGAGACAAGAAATAA
- a CDS encoding helix-turn-helix transcriptional regulator, giving the protein MVRVPLTAEEIKRGQELGAALRMARGARTMVDVALCAGVSVETLRKIETGRSPSPEFFTILRICAELGMSMDNLGSPAGEAGNESALAS; this is encoded by the coding sequence ATGGTACGGGTGCCGCTCACTGCGGAAGAAATCAAGCGCGGACAGGAGTTGGGTGCTGCACTGCGCATGGCGAGGGGTGCGCGAACCATGGTCGACGTGGCCCTGTGTGCCGGAGTTTCAGTGGAAACGCTGCGAAAAATCGAAACCGGACGCAGTCCTTCGCCGGAGTTCTTTACGATCCTGCGCATTTGCGCCGAACTGGGCATGTCAATGGACAACCTCGGGTCGCCCGCCGGCGAAGCCGGCAACGAATCCGCCCTGGCCTCCTAA
- the map gene encoding type I methionyl aminopeptidase, which produces MIELHSMKVLGEMKAAGSFVASTLTALKEHAAVGVDLLELNAMAHNLIRERGATSCYLDYAPSFGSGPFGHVLCTSVNDAVLHGLPHPYRLRDGDLLTLDFAASVDGWVADSAISFVVGTARPEDLELIELTERALEKAISVAVVGNKIGDISYAIGSVAREAGLKVNMEFGGHGVGRTMHGDPFVANDGRPGRGFPLKPGLVIAIEPWFMRGTDKLKKAPDGWTLLSANGSRTAHSEHTIAITEDGPLVLTQRGN; this is translated from the coding sequence ATGATCGAACTGCACTCCATGAAAGTACTCGGGGAAATGAAGGCTGCCGGCAGCTTCGTGGCTTCGACGCTCACGGCATTGAAGGAACATGCCGCTGTTGGCGTGGACCTCCTCGAACTCAACGCCATGGCCCACAACCTCATTCGGGAGCGCGGCGCCACTTCCTGCTACCTGGACTACGCACCGTCCTTCGGCTCCGGCCCGTTCGGCCACGTCTTGTGCACCTCGGTCAATGATGCGGTGCTCCATGGGCTGCCGCACCCCTACCGACTGCGAGACGGCGACCTGCTGACACTGGATTTTGCCGCCAGCGTGGACGGCTGGGTGGCCGATTCCGCCATTAGTTTCGTCGTGGGAACAGCCCGTCCGGAGGACCTGGAACTGATCGAACTCACGGAGCGGGCCCTCGAGAAGGCAATCTCCGTAGCCGTGGTGGGCAACAAAATCGGTGACATCTCCTACGCCATCGGCAGTGTCGCCCGGGAAGCCGGACTCAAGGTCAACATGGAATTTGGCGGCCACGGCGTGGGCCGGACCATGCACGGGGACCCGTTCGTTGCCAACGACGGGCGGCCCGGCCGCGGCTTTCCCCTGAAACCGGGGCTGGTCATCGCCATCGAGCCCTGGTTCATGCGGGGCACCGACAAGCTCAAGAAGGCCCCCGACGGATGGACCCTGCTCAGCGCCAACGGCAGCCGCACCGCCCATTCCGAACACACCATTGCCATCACCGAGGACGGGCCCCTGGTCCTGACACAGCGCGGCAACTAG
- a CDS encoding CG0192-related protein: MGIVYAAQLKPSKMELVADWLPKQAWFEGDASSLVRLGSFRFDDPAGEVGIETHIVGAGDEVYQVPLTYRGTPLAGAEAFLVGTMEHSVLGSRWVYDAAGDPVYAGELAAALLAAKPQAVEYKEVDGEMVVLPHTAELSSTGMPDADLPDLRFGAAVTSGGVTTVPAGPLTLELQRVLDADATAAVPFLAVTWAGQDVPVVIATTVPA; encoded by the coding sequence ATGGGAATTGTCTATGCGGCACAGCTGAAGCCGTCAAAAATGGAACTTGTCGCTGACTGGCTGCCGAAGCAGGCCTGGTTTGAAGGGGATGCTTCGTCGCTGGTGCGGCTGGGGTCGTTCCGCTTCGACGACCCCGCCGGCGAGGTGGGCATCGAGACGCACATCGTGGGTGCCGGGGACGAGGTCTACCAAGTGCCGCTGACGTACCGGGGCACACCGTTGGCAGGCGCCGAGGCGTTCCTGGTCGGCACCATGGAGCACTCTGTCCTGGGCAGCCGGTGGGTGTACGACGCCGCCGGCGATCCCGTCTACGCCGGTGAACTGGCCGCCGCACTCCTGGCCGCCAAGCCGCAGGCTGTGGAGTACAAGGAGGTGGACGGTGAGATGGTCGTGCTGCCGCACACCGCTGAACTTTCCAGCACCGGGATGCCCGACGCCGATCTGCCGGACTTGCGCTTCGGCGCGGCCGTGACGTCCGGGGGAGTCACCACTGTCCCCGCCGGGCCGCTGACCTTGGAGTTGCAGCGGGTTCTTGACGCGGATGCCACCGCGGCCGTGCCGTTCCTCGCCGTCACCTGGGCCGGCCAGGATGTTCCTGTCGTCATTGCAACCACTGTCCCGGCATAG
- a CDS encoding HSP90 family protein yields MSNTVGAQSRPFQVDLHGVVDLLSRHIYSGPQVYLRELIQNGRDAIVARRGAEGPDAAGRREIRIFPAGPDNPEFRIDDDGVGLNADEMTELLATVGRSSKRDLFDLPRQDLLGQFGIGLLSCFMVADEITVVSRKEGESAVRWVGSASGTFTVEVLDAVDLPVGTSVKLRPRADDAELCHRTQVTELATRYARYLPVPILVADGTGGFDTINRPPVFAVAGEERAGRRSELMELGTALLGARPLDAVELSSPATGTRGTAFILPFAPPPSARAAHAVHVGGMLVEERCQDLLPEWAFFARAVVDSTGLKPTASRESLVADESLEATREELGAALRAWIMRMGTGSPDKLAAFVAVHHLGLKSLVAHDDDLASFLTRWLSVETTAGRMTIEELVARGKNIRYTDSLEEFRQIAAIVPAESPVVNGGYVYDSEIIRRLPFLFEGTTVEKVELASLLDSLAVPALAERAAVAAFEQRAGAVLAGLDMQVSVRSFAPADVSALYLADDSVLRGMHRNAARRVSNTLWNSVLAKAEKSMDAAAELNSQLARATLCANWDNPLVRTLAQSSDEAVFNRTIKLLYVQSMLAAHLPLGPAQRSLLTESLGDLVQLSLNH; encoded by the coding sequence ATGAGTAACACTGTTGGGGCGCAGTCCCGTCCGTTTCAGGTTGACCTCCACGGCGTTGTTGACCTGCTGAGCCGCCACATTTATTCGGGGCCGCAGGTGTACCTGCGCGAACTGATCCAAAACGGGCGCGACGCCATCGTTGCCCGCCGCGGGGCTGAGGGTCCAGACGCCGCGGGCCGCCGCGAGATCCGCATCTTCCCGGCCGGCCCCGACAACCCCGAATTCCGGATCGACGACGACGGCGTGGGCCTGAACGCCGACGAAATGACGGAGCTGCTGGCCACCGTGGGCCGCAGCTCCAAGCGCGACCTCTTCGACCTGCCGCGCCAGGACCTGCTGGGCCAGTTCGGGATCGGCCTGCTCTCCTGCTTCATGGTGGCGGATGAAATCACGGTGGTCTCGCGCAAGGAAGGCGAAAGCGCCGTCCGGTGGGTGGGGAGCGCATCGGGGACGTTCACGGTGGAGGTGCTGGACGCCGTCGACCTTCCTGTGGGAACCAGCGTGAAGCTGCGCCCGCGCGCCGACGACGCCGAGCTGTGCCACCGGACGCAGGTCACCGAACTGGCCACCCGCTACGCCCGCTACCTGCCCGTGCCCATCCTCGTCGCGGACGGCACCGGCGGCTTCGACACCATCAACCGCCCGCCGGTATTTGCCGTGGCGGGCGAGGAGAGGGCCGGCCGGCGCAGCGAGCTGATGGAGCTGGGCACCGCCCTGCTTGGCGCGCGCCCGCTGGACGCCGTCGAGCTCAGCAGCCCCGCCACCGGCACCCGCGGCACCGCGTTCATCCTGCCGTTCGCGCCGCCGCCCTCTGCACGAGCCGCGCACGCCGTCCATGTGGGCGGCATGCTGGTGGAGGAGCGCTGCCAGGACCTGCTGCCGGAGTGGGCGTTCTTTGCGCGCGCCGTGGTCGATTCCACCGGCTTGAAGCCCACGGCATCTCGCGAATCGCTCGTGGCCGACGAATCCCTGGAGGCCACCCGCGAGGAGCTCGGCGCGGCGCTGCGGGCGTGGATCATGCGCATGGGCACCGGCAGCCCGGACAAACTGGCCGCGTTTGTGGCGGTCCACCACCTGGGTCTGAAGTCCCTGGTGGCGCACGACGACGACCTTGCCTCGTTCCTGACGCGCTGGCTCAGCGTGGAGACCACTGCGGGACGGATGACGATCGAGGAATTGGTCGCGCGGGGCAAGAACATCCGCTACACCGATTCGCTGGAGGAGTTCCGCCAGATTGCCGCGATTGTGCCGGCGGAATCGCCCGTGGTCAACGGCGGGTACGTGTACGACTCGGAGATCATCCGGCGCCTGCCGTTCCTGTTTGAGGGCACCACGGTGGAAAAGGTGGAGCTGGCCTCGCTGCTGGATTCGCTCGCGGTGCCGGCCCTGGCCGAACGTGCCGCGGTGGCCGCCTTTGAACAGCGCGCCGGCGCCGTGCTGGCGGGCCTGGACATGCAGGTCAGTGTGCGCAGCTTCGCACCCGCGGACGTGTCTGCCCTTTACCTGGCCGACGACTCGGTGCTGCGCGGCATGCACCGCAACGCCGCCCGGCGCGTGTCCAATACACTGTGGAACAGCGTGCTCGCCAAGGCCGAGAAGTCCATGGATGCCGCCGCGGAGCTCAACAGCCAGCTGGCCAGGGCAACGCTGTGCGCCAACTGGGACAACCCGCTGGTCCGCACCCTGGCCCAAAGCAGTGACGAGGCCGTGTTCAACCGGACCATCAAGCTGCTGTACGTGCAGTCGATGCTGGCCGCGCACCTGCCCCTGGGTCCGGCCCAGCGCAGCCTGCTGACCGAATCGCTGGGCGACCTCGTCCAGCTGAGCCTGAACCACTAA
- a CDS encoding thiamine pyrophosphate-binding protein — protein sequence MTDFDPGAPAPTKDTMQRNGGDLVVETLTALGAKTVFGIPGQHALGLFDALSRSPLHFVSSRVENNSAFAADGYSRATGEVGVLFLSTGPGALTALAGLQEAYATGVPMIVVASQIPLEGLGARRKGMLHQLDDQKASAANVTKSQRLIQHASGIPSAIQDAWTEAVSSPQGPVWVEVPQNVLLDPIFVPAVEDALAEPFDNPPRVELVREAVKWLTDAKRPAIVAGGGTRRGRAEASLLSIAEKLNAPVVCTPGGNGSFPWNHELSLQSWMEDRYVTEVLEDADVLVVVGSSLGEVSSNYFTMEPRGRIIQIDAEPRVLESNRPALGIRADAGQALSALDEALDASLSADADWHGSTPQAVVAETLAKVQARLDEQDLTLERKFMADIREAVPADMQTFWDMTISAYWGWSCWDSRDGEFHSAQGAGGLGYGFPAAIGGALGLQSQGKPARVLAVAGDGSSMYSISELATAKQHNAPVTWLIVDDGGYGILREYMVGAFGKATHTELARPDFVKLAEAFGVPARRVAPEEVGDALRAGFAADGPNVVVVDVLLKMFGPTHLDI from the coding sequence ATGACCGATTTTGACCCCGGGGCGCCGGCCCCGACGAAGGACACCATGCAGCGCAACGGCGGGGACCTCGTCGTTGAAACCCTGACCGCGCTCGGCGCGAAGACGGTGTTCGGCATCCCCGGCCAGCACGCCCTGGGCCTCTTTGATGCGCTCAGCCGCTCGCCCCTGCACTTTGTTTCCTCGCGCGTGGAGAACAACTCCGCGTTCGCCGCCGACGGTTACTCGCGCGCCACGGGCGAGGTGGGCGTGCTGTTCCTGTCCACCGGCCCCGGCGCACTGACGGCACTCGCCGGGCTGCAGGAAGCGTACGCGACCGGCGTGCCCATGATCGTTGTGGCCAGCCAGATCCCGCTCGAAGGGCTGGGAGCGCGCCGCAAGGGCATGCTGCACCAGCTCGACGACCAGAAGGCCTCCGCCGCGAACGTGACGAAGAGCCAGCGGCTCATCCAGCACGCCTCCGGCATCCCCTCGGCCATCCAGGATGCCTGGACCGAGGCCGTGTCCTCCCCGCAGGGACCGGTCTGGGTTGAGGTGCCGCAGAACGTGCTGCTGGACCCCATCTTTGTCCCGGCCGTGGAGGATGCGCTGGCCGAGCCCTTTGACAACCCGCCGCGCGTGGAGCTTGTCCGTGAGGCCGTGAAGTGGCTAACCGACGCGAAGCGCCCGGCGATCGTGGCCGGCGGCGGCACCCGCCGCGGCCGCGCCGAGGCGTCCCTGCTCTCCATTGCCGAAAAGCTCAACGCCCCCGTGGTGTGCACGCCCGGCGGCAACGGCTCCTTCCCCTGGAACCATGAGCTCTCGCTGCAGTCGTGGATGGAGGACCGCTACGTCACCGAGGTCCTGGAAGACGCCGATGTGCTGGTCGTCGTCGGATCTTCACTGGGGGAGGTGTCCAGCAACTACTTCACCATGGAGCCGCGCGGGCGCATCATCCAGATCGACGCCGAACCCCGCGTCCTCGAGTCCAACCGCCCGGCCCTGGGCATCCGCGCCGACGCCGGCCAGGCCCTGAGTGCGCTCGATGAGGCGCTCGACGCCTCGCTCAGTGCCGACGCCGACTGGCACGGGTCCACGCCGCAGGCCGTTGTCGCTGAAACGCTGGCCAAGGTGCAGGCCCGGCTCGACGAGCAGGACCTGACACTGGAACGCAAGTTCATGGCCGACATCCGCGAGGCCGTCCCCGCGGACATGCAGACGTTCTGGGACATGACCATCTCCGCCTACTGGGGCTGGAGCTGCTGGGATTCGCGCGACGGAGAATTCCACTCCGCCCAGGGTGCAGGAGGCCTCGGCTACGGTTTCCCGGCGGCGATCGGCGGCGCACTCGGCCTGCAGAGCCAGGGCAAGCCTGCCCGGGTGCTGGCAGTTGCCGGCGACGGCTCCTCGATGTACTCCATCTCTGAGCTGGCCACGGCGAAGCAGCACAATGCCCCGGTCACCTGGTTGATCGTGGACGACGGCGGCTACGGGATCCTGCGCGAGTACATGGTGGGAGCCTTCGGCAAGGCCACCCACACGGAGCTGGCCCGGCCGGACTTCGTCAAGCTCGCGGAGGCCTTCGGGGTGCCGGCCCGGCGCGTGGCCCCCGAAGAAGTCGGGGACGCGCTCAGGGCGGGCTTCGCCGCCGATGGGCCCAACGTCGTCGTGGTGGACGTGCTCCTGAAGATGTTTGGGCCCACCCACCTGGACATCTAA
- the speB gene encoding agmatinase, with amino-acid sequence MKEIRIEANGNLGPIDSSQIPRYAGAATYARLPRLDQVGKADVAVVGVPFDSGVSYRPGARFGANHVREASRLLRPYNPAWDVSPFENCQVADAGDMAVNPFNINEAIETIQQNALDLTADGAKLLTIGGDHTIALPLLRAAAERAGEPVAMLHFDAHLDTWDTYFGAEYTHGTPFRRAVEEGILDTEAISHVGTRGPLYGKKDLDDDHRFGFGIVTAADVYYQGVLETVAKIRDRIGSRPLYISVDIDVLDPAHAPGTGTPEAGGITSRELIEIIRGFRGMNLVGADIVEVAPAYDHAEITGIAASHVGYELVTLMADNHVAGDRFGTPNGYAAQALDAEARRRPAGFRAAATTEGESK; translated from the coding sequence ATGAAAGAGATCCGCATCGAGGCCAACGGGAACCTTGGCCCGATCGATTCCTCCCAGATCCCGCGCTACGCCGGTGCTGCGACGTATGCGCGCCTGCCGCGGCTGGACCAGGTTGGCAAGGCGGACGTCGCCGTGGTCGGTGTTCCCTTTGACAGCGGCGTTTCCTACCGCCCGGGCGCGCGCTTCGGTGCGAACCACGTCCGCGAGGCTTCACGCCTGTTGCGCCCGTACAACCCGGCCTGGGACGTCTCCCCGTTTGAAAACTGCCAGGTGGCGGACGCCGGAGACATGGCCGTGAACCCCTTCAACATCAACGAGGCCATCGAGACCATCCAGCAGAACGCGCTGGACCTGACGGCGGATGGCGCCAAGCTGCTGACTATCGGCGGCGACCACACCATTGCCCTGCCGCTGCTGCGCGCCGCCGCCGAGCGCGCCGGCGAGCCCGTGGCCATGCTGCACTTTGACGCCCACCTGGACACCTGGGACACCTACTTCGGCGCAGAGTACACGCACGGCACCCCGTTCCGCCGCGCCGTCGAGGAAGGCATCCTGGACACCGAGGCCATCTCCCACGTGGGAACCCGCGGCCCGCTGTACGGCAAGAAGGACCTCGACGACGACCACCGCTTCGGCTTCGGCATCGTCACCGCCGCGGACGTCTACTACCAGGGCGTGCTGGAAACGGTGGCCAAGATCCGCGACCGCATCGGCAGCCGCCCCCTCTACATCTCCGTGGACATTGACGTCCTGGACCCCGCGCACGCGCCCGGCACCGGCACCCCCGAGGCCGGCGGCATCACGAGCCGCGAGCTCATTGAGATCATCCGCGGCTTCCGCGGCATGAACCTGGTGGGCGCCGACATCGTGGAAGTGGCGCCCGCCTACGACCACGCCGAGATCACGGGCATCGCGGCCAGCCATGTCGGCTACGAACTCGTCACCCTGATGGCGGACAACCATGTTGCGGGGGACCGCTTCGGCACGCCGAACGGCTACGCCGCCCAGGCCCTTGACGCAGAAGCACGACGCCGGCCGGCCGGGTTCCGCGCCGCCGCCACCACCGAAGGGGAGAGCAAGTGA
- a CDS encoding APC family permease gives MTSLAKAPADPGATGKPRGRAALRHWLLEGMPESSGKRQGPHGRPDEHHKRHSWWRVMCLTGLDYFSTLGYQPAIAALAAGVLAPLATIVLVIVTLFGALPVYKRVARESPHGAGSIAMLERLLPRWWGKLFVLALLGFAATDFMITITLSAADATAHVIENPFAPSFLQGHNVAITLVLIAALAAVFLRGFKEAIGIAVALVAVFLTLNLVVIAVALVNVAGSPLLTADWWTALTTQHGNPVMVVAVALLVFPRLALGLSGFETGVAVMPQIKGRPTDTEENPEGRIKGAHRLLTTAALIMSTFLITSSLATTILIPANEFQPGGAANGRALAFLAHDLLGEGFGTVYDISTIAILWFAGASAMAGLLNLVPRYLPRFGMAPQWAAAVRPLVLVFTAVAVLITIIFKADVDAQGGAYATGVLVLITSAAVAVTLSARRKRERAKTIGFGAVSVAFIYTTVANSIERPDGLKIALLFILGIVIVSLLSRMRRSFELRATWIRMDEAAMNFVAAVDEGTIRIISHDPKTRSASAYRRKLAHAASVNEIGDPREVLFMEVIVDDSSDFETALEVRGITRHGFKILQVHSSNVPNTIAAVLLHIRDATGLIPHIYFRWTEGNPIKNLLKYLFIGEGEIAPVTREVLREAEPELTLRPWVHVG, from the coding sequence GTGACATCCCTCGCCAAAGCTCCAGCAGACCCCGGGGCAACCGGAAAACCGCGGGGCAGGGCAGCCCTGCGCCACTGGCTGCTCGAGGGCATGCCGGAAAGTTCCGGCAAGCGGCAGGGCCCCCACGGCCGCCCGGATGAACACCACAAGCGTCACTCGTGGTGGCGTGTCATGTGCCTGACCGGCCTCGACTACTTCTCCACCCTCGGCTACCAGCCCGCCATCGCCGCGCTCGCTGCGGGCGTGCTCGCCCCGCTGGCCACCATCGTGCTGGTGATCGTGACCCTGTTCGGAGCCCTGCCGGTTTACAAGCGGGTGGCCCGCGAAAGCCCCCACGGCGCCGGATCCATCGCCATGCTCGAGCGCCTCCTCCCCCGCTGGTGGGGCAAACTGTTCGTCCTGGCCCTGCTCGGTTTTGCGGCCACCGACTTCATGATCACCATCACGCTCTCCGCCGCCGACGCCACCGCCCACGTCATCGAAAACCCCTTCGCACCCTCATTCCTGCAGGGGCACAACGTGGCCATCACCCTCGTGCTGATCGCCGCCCTGGCCGCCGTGTTCCTCCGCGGCTTCAAGGAGGCAATCGGCATCGCCGTGGCGCTCGTGGCGGTCTTCCTCACGCTCAACCTGGTGGTCATCGCCGTCGCGCTGGTCAATGTGGCGGGCAGCCCGCTGCTCACGGCCGACTGGTGGACGGCCCTGACCACGCAGCACGGCAACCCCGTCATGGTGGTGGCCGTGGCGCTCCTTGTCTTCCCGCGGCTGGCCCTGGGCCTGTCCGGCTTTGAAACCGGCGTGGCCGTCATGCCCCAGATCAAGGGCCGCCCCACGGATACGGAGGAAAACCCGGAGGGCCGCATCAAGGGCGCCCACCGCCTCCTGACGACTGCGGCGCTCATCATGAGCACTTTCCTCATCACCTCCTCGCTCGCCACCACCATCCTGATCCCCGCCAATGAATTCCAGCCCGGCGGCGCAGCAAACGGCCGCGCCCTGGCATTCCTGGCCCACGACCTTCTCGGCGAGGGCTTCGGCACCGTCTACGACATCAGCACCATCGCGATCCTCTGGTTTGCCGGCGCCAGCGCCATGGCCGGACTGCTCAACCTCGTCCCGCGCTACCTGCCGCGCTTCGGCATGGCCCCGCAGTGGGCCGCCGCGGTGCGCCCGCTGGTGCTGGTGTTCACCGCCGTCGCGGTTCTCATCACCATCATTTTCAAGGCCGACGTCGATGCCCAGGGAGGCGCCTACGCCACCGGCGTGCTGGTGCTCATCACCTCGGCCGCCGTCGCCGTGACGCTCTCCGCCCGGCGCAAGCGCGAGCGGGCCAAGACCATCGGCTTCGGCGCCGTGTCCGTGGCGTTCATCTACACCACCGTGGCCAACTCGATCGAGCGCCCGGACGGCCTGAAGATCGCCCTCCTGTTCATTCTGGGCATCGTCATTGTCAGCCTGCTCTCCCGCATGCGGCGCTCGTTTGAACTGCGCGCCACGTGGATCCGCATGGACGAGGCCGCCATGAACTTTGTGGCCGCGGTGGACGAGGGCACCATCCGCATCATCTCGCACGACCCCAAGACCCGCAGCGCCTCCGCCTACCGCCGCAAGCTGGCCCACGCGGCGTCCGTCAACGAGATCGGCGACCCCCGCGAGGTGCTTTTCATGGAGGTCATCGTGGACGACTCCTCCGACTTTGAAACCGCCCTCGAGGTCCGCGGCATCACCCGCCACGGCTTCAAGATCCTGCAGGTCCACTCCTCCAACGTCCCCAACACCATCGCAGCCGTCCTTCTTCACATCCGCGACGCCACCGGCCTGATCCCGCATATTTACTTCCGCTGGACGGAGGGCAACCCCATCAAGAACCTGCTGAAGTACCTGTTCATCGGCGAGGGCGAGATCGCACCCGTCACCCGCGAGGTCCTCCGCGAGGCCGAGCCGGAGCTGACCCTGCGCCCCTGGGTGCACGTGGGCTGA